The following proteins are encoded in a genomic region of Ornithinibacillus sp. 4-3:
- a CDS encoding M20 family metallopeptidase, whose amino-acid sequence MKSLLQEEFNKVKEDLIGISDHLYHHPELGDQEFESSKLLVNYLKQHDFEVETGLVERPTSFKAVFKGEKTGPTIAYLAEYDALPGVGHGCGHNLIGTMAVGAGVVLSKLVSEIGGTVTVYGTPAEETNGAKVPMAKAGLFNDVDVAMMLHPSGGNFESGSSLAMDALQFDYTGQTSHAAGSPEKGINALDAVIQLFNGINAIREHLKDDARVHGIITNGGEAANVVPDKATAQFYVRAQEREYLDEVVEKVKAIAHGAAMMTGTKLEISNYELSYDNMVTNQALSSAFSKNLKEYNDHPIRPKESGGSLDMGDVSQVVPSIHPYIGLNKPDLIGHTTEFADQTITEDGHNALMSGVLAMAATGYDVITNEELLKTIKEEFKNK is encoded by the coding sequence TTGAAAAGTCTTTTACAGGAAGAATTTAATAAAGTGAAAGAAGATTTAATAGGAATCAGTGACCATCTCTATCATCATCCAGAATTAGGAGATCAAGAATTTGAATCCAGCAAATTATTAGTGAACTACTTAAAACAACATGATTTTGAAGTGGAAACAGGCTTAGTAGAGCGACCAACATCCTTTAAAGCAGTATTTAAAGGAGAAAAAACGGGACCAACGATTGCTTATTTAGCTGAGTATGATGCATTACCAGGAGTAGGACATGGTTGTGGACATAACTTAATCGGTACCATGGCAGTTGGTGCAGGAGTAGTGTTAAGTAAACTGGTTTCTGAAATTGGTGGTACGGTAACTGTTTACGGGACGCCAGCTGAAGAAACGAACGGAGCAAAAGTTCCAATGGCTAAAGCAGGTCTATTTAATGATGTTGATGTTGCAATGATGCTACACCCTTCAGGTGGAAACTTTGAAAGTGGTAGCTCGTTAGCAATGGATGCACTTCAATTTGATTATACAGGTCAAACCTCTCATGCAGCAGGTTCACCTGAAAAAGGAATTAATGCACTAGATGCAGTAATTCAGCTATTCAATGGTATTAATGCTATTCGTGAGCATTTAAAAGATGATGCTCGTGTACATGGGATTATTACAAATGGTGGAGAAGCGGCAAATGTTGTTCCTGATAAAGCAACTGCGCAATTTTACGTCCGTGCACAGGAACGTGAATATTTAGATGAAGTAGTAGAAAAGGTAAAGGCGATTGCACATGGAGCGGCAATGATGACAGGAACAAAGCTGGAGATATCAAATTATGAGCTTAGCTATGATAACATGGTAACAAATCAAGCATTATCAAGTGCCTTTTCTAAGAACTTAAAAGAATATAATGATCATCCGATCCGCCCAAAAGAAAGTGGAGGATCTTTAGATATGGGGGATGTGAGCCAAGTTGTTCCTTCTATCCACCCATATATAGGACTAAATAAACCAGATTTAATAGGACATACAACAGAATTTGCTGATCAGACGATTACAGAAGACGGTCATAATGCTTTAATGAGTGGAGTTCTAGCAATGGCTGCTACAGGATATGATGTGATTACGAATGAAGAGTTATTAAAAACAATTAAAGAAGAATTCAAAAATAAATAA